Genomic segment of Candidatus Zixiibacteriota bacterium:
GAGCAAAATCTTCTTCATCTCAGCGATCTCCCGTGCCAGGTTCAAAAGCGCGCGATAAATCAGCTCGAAATCCGCCTGCTCGGAGGTTTTGCCGGTGGCAACCGGAAGTGAGCGGTTGGCGGCTGTCGATTTACGAATAAATTCCTCGACATCCCCGGCCTTGATCTGATGATCACGAGAGAGGTAAGCGGATGACTGGATAAAGTTCTTTAACTCACGTACATTGCCAGGCCAACTGTAGCGGAGCATATAGCTGACAGCCTCGGGCAGGATTTCGAACTCCCCGATCTCGGAATCAAGCTGTGACAAAAAATATTTCGCCAGCGGGTAAATATCCTCGGGCCGGTTGCGCAACGGTTCAGTGACCATCTGGATCACGGACAGGCGGTAGTACAGGTCGGCCCGGAATTTGCCTTCCTGCACAAGATCAGGAAGATTGCGGTTGGTAGCGCAGACTATCCGGACCTCGGCATTGAGCTGCTGGTTTCCCCCCACCCGGTAGAATGTCTTCTGCTCCAGCACATGGAGAAGCCTGGCCTGCAGGTCGAGCTTGAATTCGCCGATTTCATCCAAAAATATCGTCCCGCCCGCGGCGGTCTCAAAGTAGCCGGCATGGCGACGGTCTGCTCCGGTGAAAGCCCCCTTCTCATGTCCAAACAGTTCACTTTGCAGAAGCGATTCGGAAATTGCGGCACAGTTGACCGAGACATAGGGCTTGTCCCGGCGATGAGAATTATTATGTA
This window contains:
- a CDS encoding AAA family ATPase, translating into ELSGTFSPSYSVRDLRQQIQEMADYRQLLNSAGVIGRSSHLKYQASILRQVSPTDATVLISGESGTGKELLARAIHNNSHRRDKPYVSVNCAAISESLLQSELFGHEKGAFTGADRRHAGYFETAAGGTIFLDEIGEFKLDLQARLLHVLEQKTFYRVGGNQQLNAEVRIVCATNRNLPDLVQEGKFRADLYYRLSVIQMVTEPLRNRPEDIYPLAKYFLSQLDSEIGEFEILPEAVSYMLRYSWPGNVRELKNFIQSSAYLSRDHQIKAGDVEEFIRKSTAANRSLPVATGKTSEQADFELIYRALLNLAREIAEMKKILLERGVPVSTDTGEIYVSGEPSGHEEYSDVKNLRQVEKEMIKKALQASNGQRKKAAELLGIGERTLYRKLKEYDLR